A genomic segment from Bradyrhizobium sp. CB1015 encodes:
- a CDS encoding LysR family transcriptional regulator: MLNQIDLSRIDLNLLVLFRVVLEERHVGRAAARLSLTPSAVSHALGRLRLLLNDPLFLRTPKGVVPTERALELGEPVAEIIARVEQLIGSAAPFDPEQSGRRFTIGAPDAVLVSAIGPLLQSIATAAPHIDIGLIHLMPGPRGGAIGEPWQQSLDMLERRELDIAMLPLPAVSPRFEARRLYEEEFVLAMRKGHPFAKAPTYAAFARSQHLLVSLSGEPRGFVDEMLAKRGLERRIALTVPNFMMALAQLSGSDLIAALPRRLVEQHAGRFGLVFVELPFARKPDTIRAIATKAAMKDAGIAWLMQIVVGSSGAGRR, from the coding sequence ATGCTGAACCAAATTGATCTATCCAGGATTGATCTGAATCTCCTCGTACTCTTCCGCGTGGTCCTGGAAGAGCGCCATGTCGGGCGTGCAGCCGCTCGGCTGAGCCTGACGCCGTCGGCTGTCAGCCATGCGCTTGGCCGGCTCCGTCTTTTGCTGAACGATCCGCTGTTTTTGCGGACCCCGAAGGGGGTCGTTCCGACGGAACGGGCCTTGGAGCTTGGAGAGCCGGTGGCCGAGATCATCGCGCGCGTCGAACAGCTGATCGGCTCGGCCGCACCGTTCGACCCGGAGCAAAGCGGCCGTCGGTTCACGATTGGCGCTCCCGATGCCGTACTGGTCTCCGCAATCGGTCCGCTGTTGCAATCGATCGCGACTGCGGCGCCCCACATTGATATCGGGCTGATCCACCTGATGCCTGGGCCGCGCGGTGGCGCGATCGGAGAGCCTTGGCAGCAAAGTCTAGACATGCTCGAACGACGCGAGCTCGATATCGCAATGCTGCCGCTGCCGGCGGTATCACCGCGTTTCGAGGCGCGCAGGCTTTACGAGGAGGAGTTCGTGCTGGCCATGCGCAAGGGACATCCCTTCGCAAAAGCGCCAACCTATGCTGCGTTCGCGCGATCACAGCACCTGCTGGTCTCTCTCAGTGGGGAACCGCGCGGTTTCGTCGATGAGATGTTGGCAAAGCGCGGCCTCGAACGCCGCATCGCTTTGACTGTCCCGAATTTCATGATGGCGCTTGCCCAGCTTTCCGGGTCTGATCTGATCGCCGCATTGCCGCGCCGACTGGTGGAGCAGCACGCCGGCCGTTTCGGCCTCGTGTTTGTCGAGCTGCCTTTCGCGCGCAAACCGGATACGATCCGGGCCATCGCGACCAAAGCGGCCATGAAAGACGCGGGCATCGCGTGGCTGATGCAGATTGTGGTCGGTTCAAGCGGAGCAGGCCGACGCTAG
- a CDS encoding nuclear transport factor 2 family protein yields MTKKSSGLNRPPSEQEKISRRLMMAATAAIPLSGQLSADAAAGSDAIAGLVERAREKNAAFMRGDVDRWSQLVRIAPDFTLMQPFGGPTSRGFDASPQRLAALSRYFREGETELEVLQTYASDALVALVMVERQRAEVGGLPAQDWSLRVTEVYRKDGTDWQLVHRHADPLVRSISLKQAAILARGWPDEE; encoded by the coding sequence ATGACCAAGAAATCGTCCGGACTGAACAGGCCGCCAAGCGAGCAGGAGAAGATTTCGCGGCGCTTGATGATGGCCGCTACCGCAGCAATTCCTCTGTCCGGTCAGCTTTCGGCCGATGCGGCCGCGGGGAGCGACGCGATAGCGGGTCTTGTCGAACGCGCCCGCGAGAAGAACGCCGCCTTCATGCGTGGCGATGTGGATCGCTGGTCCCAGCTTGTCCGCATCGCGCCCGATTTCACGCTGATGCAGCCCTTCGGCGGGCCTACGAGTCGCGGATTCGACGCTAGCCCCCAGCGTCTGGCTGCCCTATCGCGATACTTCAGGGAAGGCGAAACCGAACTCGAGGTTTTGCAAACTTATGCATCGGACGCGCTCGTCGCTCTCGTCATGGTCGAGCGCCAGCGCGCCGAAGTGGGCGGGTTGCCGGCTCAAGACTGGTCGCTGCGCGTGACCGAAGTCTACCGCAAGGACGGCACGGATTGGCAACTCGTGCACCGTCATGCCGATCCGCTGGTCCGAAGCATCAGCTTGAAACAGGCGGCGATACTCGCCCGGGGCTGGCCGGACGAAGAATGA
- a CDS encoding AraC family transcriptional regulator, whose protein sequence is MTGSTASTHKPSPDGRSPVPGAQPADVAISERRAAGSEMARVLRTEPTRMALDASGAGIAHWNHDPLHDVVEPMSHHVIMAYNGVIQRMERRTGKSVSIGTFRSGVVIIIPEGSSSRWDIPKPVDVVQLYLPNATLKRVAGEAGIAGPTDLLERTAHPDPITSRLLLSAADALEGNGVLDALFRHQVTDLLATRVLAAHAGTPATFQPAMGGLSPKVLLRAIERLRSDGDADVSLEALASDAGLSRFHFCRAFKESTGLSPHAWLRQHRLEQAMHKLRESDEPIVSIAAALGYSSQTAFAAAFRKLTGETPSDWRRRMR, encoded by the coding sequence ATGACCGGGAGCACCGCATCCACGCACAAGCCCTCGCCCGACGGCCGGTCACCCGTCCCTGGCGCACAACCCGCCGACGTCGCGATTTCCGAGCGGCGCGCCGCCGGCTCGGAGATGGCGCGGGTGCTCAGAACCGAACCGACCCGCATGGCCTTGGACGCCTCCGGCGCCGGAATCGCGCACTGGAATCACGACCCATTGCACGACGTCGTCGAGCCCATGAGCCACCACGTGATCATGGCGTATAACGGCGTGATACAGCGCATGGAGCGCCGGACGGGAAAATCGGTTTCAATCGGGACGTTTCGCTCCGGAGTCGTGATCATCATTCCGGAGGGGTCGAGCTCCCGATGGGACATTCCGAAACCTGTCGATGTCGTTCAACTCTACCTTCCGAATGCGACACTGAAGCGCGTTGCCGGCGAAGCCGGAATCGCAGGGCCGACCGACCTGCTGGAGCGGACGGCGCACCCCGACCCCATTACATCGAGACTGCTGCTCAGCGCAGCGGATGCACTCGAAGGCAACGGGGTCCTGGATGCGCTGTTCCGGCATCAGGTGACGGATCTTCTCGCGACCCGCGTCCTGGCTGCGCACGCAGGCACGCCGGCCACGTTCCAACCGGCCATGGGCGGGCTGTCGCCGAAGGTCCTGCTCCGCGCGATCGAACGATTACGCTCGGACGGCGACGCGGACGTCTCGCTCGAAGCGCTGGCATCCGATGCCGGCCTCTCGCGCTTTCACTTCTGCCGCGCCTTCAAGGAAAGCACCGGGCTCTCGCCCCACGCCTGGCTGCGCCAACACCGGCTCGAGCAGGCCATGCACAAGCTGCGGGAGAGCGACGAGCCGATCGTCTCGATCGCTGCCGCGCTCGGCTATTCCTCGCAGACGGCGTTCGCGGCGGCATTCAGGAAGCTGACCGGCGAGACGCCGAGCGATTGGCGCAGGCGCATGCGTTAG
- a CDS encoding NAD(P)/FAD-dependent oxidoreductase, producing MRLVIIGAGFAGMYAALSAARLRDIQGVSPDQLEIALVAPAPTLVVRPRLYEQHPETLTAPLLDVLKAIDVTYVQGSVDTVETQSRMVRIATAKGTKKMLSYDRLVVATGSRLFRPNIPGLAEHGFSVDSLDDAIALDRHLHGLAKRPAVNGRDTVVVAGGGFTGIEAATEMPARLRAILGPDAKTRVIIVERNSAIAPDMGEGPRPVIESALHKLGVETRLGAGVASLDASGVTLSNGEHIETETVIWAAGIRAAPLTAQIPAERDNFGRLLVDPCLRVPGVEGVFATGDAARAACDDEGNYALMSCQHATRMGAFAGNNAAAELLGAPTRPYHQRAYVTCLDLGEAGAVFTRGWERKVEMVGDVAKKTKREINTVWIYPPKAERAAALASADPERVTSL from the coding sequence ATGCGACTAGTCATCATCGGCGCCGGCTTCGCCGGCATGTATGCCGCTCTTTCCGCTGCCCGCCTGCGCGACATCCAGGGAGTCTCGCCCGATCAACTCGAGATCGCGCTGGTCGCGCCCGCGCCGACGCTGGTCGTCCGCCCGCGGCTGTACGAACAACATCCCGAAACCTTGACGGCACCGTTGCTCGACGTGCTCAAGGCGATCGACGTCACCTATGTTCAGGGCAGCGTCGACACGGTGGAAACCCAATCCCGCATGGTGAGGATCGCCACGGCCAAGGGCACCAAGAAGATGCTCTCTTACGATCGCCTCGTGGTCGCCACCGGCAGCCGGCTGTTCCGCCCGAACATTCCGGGTCTTGCCGAGCACGGCTTCAGCGTCGATTCGCTCGACGATGCGATTGCGCTCGACAGGCACCTGCATGGCCTCGCCAAGCGGCCGGCCGTGAACGGACGCGACACGGTCGTCGTCGCCGGCGGCGGCTTCACCGGCATCGAGGCGGCCACCGAAATGCCGGCGCGGCTTCGCGCCATCCTCGGCCCGGATGCCAAGACCCGCGTCATCATCGTCGAGCGAAACAGCGCGATTGCACCCGACATGGGCGAAGGTCCGCGGCCGGTCATCGAGAGCGCCCTCCACAAGCTCGGCGTGGAAACCCGCCTCGGCGCCGGGGTGGCCTCGCTCGACGCGTCCGGCGTGACCTTGTCCAACGGTGAGCACATCGAAACCGAGACAGTGATCTGGGCTGCGGGGATTCGCGCGGCTCCTTTGACGGCGCAGATTCCCGCCGAGCGCGACAATTTCGGCCGGTTGCTGGTCGACCCCTGTTTGCGGGTGCCAGGCGTCGAGGGCGTCTTCGCAACCGGCGATGCGGCCCGTGCCGCCTGCGACGACGAGGGCAATTACGCGCTGATGTCGTGCCAGCACGCCACGCGGATGGGCGCCTTTGCGGGCAACAATGCCGCCGCCGAGCTGCTCGGCGCTCCGACCAGGCCGTACCACCAGAGGGCCTACGTCACCTGTCTCGATCTCGGCGAAGCCGGCGCAGTGTTCACGCGCGGGTGGGAGCGCAAGGTCGAGATGGTCGGCGACGTCGCCAAGAAGACGAAGCGGGAGATCAACACCGTCTGGATCTATCCGCCGAAGGCCGAACGCGCTGCCGCGCTCGCCTCGGCCGATCCGGAACGCGTGACCAGCCTCTAA
- a CDS encoding MBL fold metallo-hydrolase — protein sequence MNLHNTSYAAKPEELVPSRYALKVGEIDVLVVSDGVLPLPTTMLAHNAAPADRAAWLRDMFLPPDAFDWALNAVMVRSGGKTILIDAGLGSDPNLHLPRAGQLIKRLEAAGIDLSSVTDLVLTHMHMDHIGGLLVDGVKQRLRPGLRIHVAAAEVKFWEAPDFSHTNMPQGFPDALRATAKQFVKAYGSQLRPFDEAHEVAPGVVARRTGGHTPGHSVVRIASGGEALTFAGDAVFAVGFDQPDWHNGFEHDPEQAARVRTRLLRELAETGEMLVATHLPFPSVGRVAIDGDAFRWVPVFWDY from the coding sequence ATGAACCTCCACAACACCTCATACGCCGCGAAACCCGAAGAGCTCGTGCCCTCGCGCTACGCGCTCAAGGTCGGTGAGATCGACGTGCTCGTGGTCAGCGACGGCGTTCTGCCGCTGCCGACCACCATGTTGGCACACAACGCCGCCCCGGCCGATCGGGCAGCCTGGCTGCGCGACATGTTCCTGCCGCCTGATGCTTTCGACTGGGCACTGAATGCGGTCATGGTGCGGAGCGGCGGCAAGACCATTCTCATTGACGCCGGCCTCGGGTCCGACCCGAACTTGCACTTGCCGCGGGCCGGGCAGTTGATCAAGCGACTGGAGGCCGCCGGCATCGATCTTTCCTCCGTGACCGATCTGGTGCTGACCCACATGCACATGGACCACATCGGCGGGCTGCTCGTCGACGGCGTGAAGCAGCGGCTGCGCCCGGGCCTGCGGATCCACGTCGCGGCGGCGGAGGTCAAGTTCTGGGAAGCACCTGATTTCTCTCACACCAACATGCCTCAGGGCTTCCCCGATGCGCTGCGGGCGACCGCCAAGCAGTTCGTGAAAGCGTATGGCAGCCAGCTCAGGCCGTTCGACGAGGCGCACGAGGTTGCACCGGGTGTCGTCGCACGCCGCACCGGCGGTCACACTCCCGGGCACAGCGTAGTTCGCATCGCGTCCGGCGGCGAGGCGCTGACGTTTGCCGGCGACGCCGTGTTCGCCGTCGGGTTCGACCAGCCCGACTGGCACAACGGTTTCGAACACGATCCCGAGCAGGCGGCGCGCGTGCGGACCCGTCTTCTGCGGGAGCTTGCCGAGACTGGCGAGATGCTGGTGGCCACGCACCTGCCGTTCCCGTCGGTCGGACGGGTCGCGATCGATGGCGACGCCTTCCGCTGGGTGCCCGTGTTCTGGGACTACTGA
- a CDS encoding sugar-binding protein — MQRLLVAGMSVAFAIAAGVGSAGAADKKVLAFVVNGASDFWKIAEAGMKKAQGELPNYELQFKYPEQAAAAVQQRVMDDLVAAGAAGIMVSAVDPKNQTEHLNKVASQTVLFTTDSDAPQSKRVAYIGSSNTDLGKEAGKLMVKALPNGGKCVGFVGLPGADNARERIEGVKETIKGSKVELVDVRGDEIDQTRAKRNVEDILAAMPDVSCLVGFYSYNTPRIYEVLKEAGKLDKIKIIGFDEDPITLGGVKEGSIVGTVVQQPFEWGYQGMKLMASYIGGEKSGIPANGIIIVPGKVIEKANVDDFMASMKQMLKK; from the coding sequence ATGCAGCGTCTCTTGGTTGCAGGTATGTCTGTTGCCTTCGCGATTGCAGCGGGGGTTGGCTCGGCCGGTGCGGCGGACAAGAAGGTTCTGGCCTTCGTCGTCAATGGCGCATCCGACTTCTGGAAGATCGCCGAGGCCGGGATGAAGAAGGCGCAGGGCGAGCTGCCCAACTACGAGCTCCAGTTCAAATATCCCGAACAGGCTGCGGCCGCCGTGCAGCAGCGCGTGATGGACGACCTCGTCGCCGCCGGTGCCGCCGGCATCATGGTCAGCGCGGTCGATCCGAAGAACCAGACCGAGCACCTCAACAAGGTGGCGTCCCAGACGGTGCTGTTCACCACCGACAGCGACGCGCCGCAGTCCAAGCGCGTGGCCTACATCGGCTCCTCCAACACCGACCTCGGCAAGGAGGCAGGAAAGCTGATGGTCAAGGCGCTGCCGAACGGCGGCAAATGCGTCGGCTTCGTCGGCCTGCCCGGTGCCGACAACGCGCGCGAGCGCATCGAGGGCGTGAAGGAGACGATCAAGGGCTCGAAGGTCGAGCTCGTCGACGTTCGCGGCGACGAGATCGACCAGACCCGCGCCAAGCGCAACGTCGAGGACATCCTTGCCGCCATGCCCGATGTGAGCTGCCTCGTCGGCTTCTACTCCTACAACACGCCGCGGATCTACGAGGTGCTCAAGGAGGCCGGCAAGCTCGACAAGATCAAGATCATCGGCTTTGACGAGGATCCGATCACGCTCGGCGGCGTCAAGGAAGGCAGCATCGTCGGCACGGTGGTGCAGCAGCCGTTCGAATGGGGCTATCAGGGCATGAAGCTGATGGCGAGCTACATCGGCGGCGAGAAGTCCGGCATTCCGGCCAACGGCATCATCATCGTGCCCGGCAAGGTCATCGAAAAGGCGAATGTCGATGACTTCATGGCCTCGATGAAGCAGATGCTGAAGAAATAG
- a CDS encoding sugar ABC transporter ATP-binding protein has translation MPEPFLELVDISKSYPGVVALDHVGLQVSPGEVIALIGENGAGKSTLMRVLGGVVEPSGGIIRVDGAARSSLTVADAIKAGIAFVHQELNLFDNLDVAGNVFIGREPVHGGPLRLIDRKRMYADVAPLLERLGCDFPADAPLAELSLAQRQLVEIMKALSLDARLVIMDEPTSSLTLAETDRLMRTVAGLKAHGVSVVFITHRLNEVMQCADRAVVLRDGRVVGSLTRAELSPAAMIRLMIGRDLKSLYVPPAAPPGDSVLEIVDAVTDTYPGRAVSLSIRRGEILGLAGLVGSGRTELARAVFGIDRLRGGAIRLDGEPIRIASPRAAIEQGVYLVPEDRKGAGLLLDVSITENISLPDLASYMRFWLVDTARENDNAVRQRERLKIRAPDVKTAVGSLSGGNQQKVVLAKWLSMQPKVLIVDEPTRGVDVGAKQEIYGMLRRLTDAGVAILMISSDMEEVIGVSDRLAVMHEGAISGFLDRSQFSEHNVLQLAVGHTIEAEGP, from the coding sequence ATGCCAGAACCGTTTCTCGAACTGGTTGACATCAGCAAGAGCTATCCAGGCGTGGTCGCCCTCGACCACGTCGGTCTCCAGGTGTCGCCCGGCGAGGTCATTGCGCTGATCGGCGAGAACGGCGCCGGCAAGTCGACGCTGATGCGCGTGCTTGGCGGCGTCGTGGAGCCGAGCGGCGGCATCATCCGTGTCGACGGCGCCGCGCGATCTTCGCTCACCGTGGCGGATGCGATCAAGGCGGGAATCGCCTTCGTCCATCAGGAGCTGAACCTGTTCGACAATCTCGATGTCGCAGGCAACGTCTTCATCGGCCGCGAGCCCGTGCACGGCGGGCCCTTGCGGCTGATCGACCGCAAACGGATGTATGCCGATGTCGCGCCGCTGCTGGAGCGGCTGGGCTGCGATTTCCCGGCCGATGCGCCGCTCGCCGAACTGTCGCTGGCGCAGCGCCAGCTCGTCGAGATCATGAAGGCGCTTTCGCTCGATGCTCGTCTCGTCATCATGGACGAGCCGACCTCGAGCCTGACGCTCGCCGAGACGGACCGCTTGATGCGGACCGTGGCCGGCCTGAAAGCCCATGGCGTCAGCGTCGTCTTCATCACACATCGGCTCAACGAGGTGATGCAGTGCGCCGACCGCGCAGTCGTGCTGCGCGACGGGCGCGTGGTCGGCTCACTGACGCGTGCGGAGCTCTCTCCCGCGGCGATGATCCGCTTGATGATCGGCCGCGACCTGAAATCGCTCTACGTTCCCCCGGCCGCGCCGCCCGGCGACAGCGTGCTCGAGATCGTCGATGCCGTCACCGACACCTATCCCGGCCGCGCCGTGAGCCTGTCGATCCGCCGCGGCGAGATCCTCGGACTTGCCGGTCTCGTCGGATCCGGTCGCACCGAGCTGGCGCGTGCCGTGTTCGGCATCGACCGATTGCGTGGCGGCGCGATAAGACTCGATGGCGAGCCGATCCGGATCGCAAGCCCGCGCGCCGCGATCGAGCAAGGCGTCTATCTTGTTCCGGAGGACCGCAAGGGCGCGGGCCTGCTGCTCGACGTCTCGATCACCGAAAACATCTCGCTGCCGGATCTGGCGTCCTATATGCGCTTCTGGCTGGTGGATACCGCGCGCGAGAACGACAATGCGGTGCGTCAGCGCGAGCGCCTCAAGATCCGCGCGCCCGACGTCAAGACCGCCGTCGGCTCTCTGTCGGGAGGCAACCAGCAGAAGGTCGTGCTCGCCAAATGGCTGTCGATGCAGCCGAAGGTGCTGATTGTCGACGAGCCGACGCGCGGGGTCGATGTCGGAGCCAAGCAGGAGATCTACGGCATGCTGCGCCGCCTGACCGATGCCGGGGTGGCGATCCTGATGATCTCCAGCGACATGGAGGAGGTGATCGGGGTCAGCGACCGGCTTGCGGTGATGCATGAAGGCGCGATCTCGGGTTTCCTTGATCGCAGCCAGTTCAGTGAGCACAATGTGCTGCAGCTTGCCGTCGGCCACACAATCGAGGCGGAGGGACCTTGA
- a CDS encoding ABC transporter permease, producing the protein MSKKDLSLLVLILVVGTVVALINPRFLFVGNLSNTANQIGLFGIFSIAEAFIIIIGGIELSVGSVIALLGVLFIDLIVNHDVNWVVALAMIVAAGLVIGLVHGTLVTRMRIQAFVVTLCGLLIYRGAARYYTEDATAGFGFGASFPTLEWLAAGRTNVLGFPLPHSVVALAVVAVIAWVVLHRSVFGRYLFAVGKNEEAARYSGIRTNRVIVSAYVICGGLTAFSAILIAMYTRSISPAVHGSFYELYAIAAAVLGGCSLRGGEGSIIGVVLGTVLLQVLQNLVNLLGIPSSLNFAVMGTVILAGVLGDQYLVQRRHRVSTAKGRVQASVAAAPLERVKVE; encoded by the coding sequence TTGAGCAAGAAAGACCTGAGCCTTCTCGTTCTGATTCTGGTGGTCGGGACCGTCGTCGCCCTGATCAATCCCAGATTCCTGTTCGTCGGCAATCTCTCCAACACCGCCAACCAGATCGGGCTGTTCGGCATCTTCTCCATCGCGGAAGCCTTCATCATCATCATCGGCGGGATCGAGCTGTCGGTCGGTTCGGTGATCGCACTGCTGGGCGTCCTGTTCATCGACCTCATCGTCAATCACGACGTCAACTGGGTGGTAGCCCTCGCGATGATCGTCGCGGCCGGGCTCGTGATCGGCCTCGTTCATGGCACGCTGGTGACCAGGATGCGGATCCAGGCTTTCGTGGTCACGCTGTGCGGCCTGCTGATCTATCGCGGCGCGGCGCGCTATTACACCGAGGACGCGACGGCGGGCTTCGGCTTCGGCGCGAGCTTTCCGACGCTGGAATGGCTGGCCGCCGGCCGCACCAACGTGCTCGGCTTCCCGCTGCCGCACAGCGTGGTGGCGCTCGCCGTGGTGGCCGTGATCGCCTGGGTGGTGCTTCACCGCTCGGTGTTCGGCCGCTATCTCTTTGCCGTCGGCAAGAACGAGGAAGCGGCACGCTACTCCGGCATTCGCACCAACCGCGTGATCGTCTCGGCCTATGTCATCTGTGGCGGGCTGACTGCATTTTCGGCGATCCTGATCGCGATGTACACCCGTTCGATTTCGCCGGCCGTGCACGGCTCGTTCTACGAGCTCTACGCCATCGCCGCCGCCGTGCTCGGCGGCTGCTCCTTGCGCGGCGGCGAAGGCTCGATCATCGGCGTCGTGCTCGGCACCGTGCTGCTCCAGGTGCTGCAGAATCTGGTCAACCTGCTGGGTATTCCGAGCTCGCTCAATTTCGCGGTGATGGGAACGGTAATCCTGGCCGGCGTGCTCGGCGATCAGTATCTGGTGCAGCGACGCCACCGCGTGAGTACGGCCAAAGGCCGGGTGCAGGCGAGCGTCGCGGCGGCTCCGCTCGAAAGAGTGAAGGTGGAGTGA
- a CDS encoding IS630 family transposase (programmed frameshift) produces MTRPYSEDIRERALARADAGETVRSIAEALQISPSCVTKWKNLRRDTGGLAPGQIGGHKKRVLSDANADWLRKRIRSGPFTLRKLTQELAARGIKTDVRAVWTFVHAEGLSFKKTLLPAEQDRPDVVRKRTRWKAHQGRIDVARLVFIDETWIKTNMAPLRGWGPCGQRLQASAPFGHWKTMTFIAALRHDRISAPWVIDGPINGELFTLYVEKVLAPTLAPGEIVVLDNLGSHKGKAARQAIRARGAHRIFLPPYSPDLNPIEQVFAKLKHLMRAAEPRDVEATWRKAGELLDLFSETECTNYFKNSGYVSV; encoded by the exons ATGACGCGACCCTATTCGGAAGACATCCGGGAACGGGCTTTGGCGCGAGCTGACGCAGGGGAAACGGTTCGTTCGATTGCCGAGGCGCTCCAGATCAGCCCCTCCTGCGTGACGAAGTGGAAGAATCTGAGGCGGGATACCGGAGGCCTGGCGCCCGGCCAGATCGGCGGCCACAAGAAGCGGGTTCTGTCGGATGCCAACGCCGACTGGCTGCGCAAACGCATTCGCTCGGGGCCATTCACCTTGCGCAAGCTGACGCAGGAGCTGGCTGCACGGGGGATCAAGACAGACGTGCGGGCGGTGTGGACTTTTGTTCACGCCGAGGGGCTCAGCTTC AAAAAAACGCTTCTACCGGCCGAGCAGGATCGCCCAGACGTCGTCCGTAAGCGGACCCGCTGGAAAGCACATCAAGGCAGGATCGACGTCGCACGGTTGGTTTTTATCGACGAGACGTGGATCAAGACCAATATGGCGCCGCTACGCGGCTGGGGGCCTTGTGGACAGCGCCTCCAAGCATCTGCACCTTTCGGCCATTGGAAGACCATGACCTTCATCGCGGCGCTGCGTCACGATCGGATCAGCGCGCCTTGGGTGATCGATGGTCCCATCAATGGTGAGCTCTTCACGCTGTACGTCGAGAAGGTGTTGGCACCCACCCTCGCACCGGGCGAGATCGTCGTTCTCGACAATCTTGGCAGCCATAAGGGCAAAGCGGCTCGCCAAGCCATCCGCGCCAGAGGCGCCCACCGCATCTTCTTGCCGCCATATAGCCCTGACCTCAATCCGATCGAGCAGGTCTTCGCCAAACTCAAACACCTCATGCGAGCCGCCGAGCCCCGTGACGTGGAGGCAACCTGGAGAAAGGCTGGTGAACTCCTCGATCTCTTCTCCGAGACGGAGTGCACCAACTACTTCAAAAACTCAGGCTACGTTTCCGTATAA